In Thermodesulfobium sp. 4217-1, a single genomic region encodes these proteins:
- the rplC gene encoding 50S ribosomal protein L3, producing MGKMFMGLIGKKLGMTNYITPSGVVPVTVIQAIKGTVADKRTIERDGYSSIRVAFQECPEKKLNRPQLGLFKKSSLKPHKKIVEFQNDSLNVGDTLDLSMFSVGESLNISGVTRGFGTAGTIKRWKFHRGPMSHGSKNIRKVGSTGVGTGMSKIIKGKKMPGHMGNTKITVKNVAVMDLMPEDYLIVLRGSVPGHKNSFVVLYKGGNV from the coding sequence ATGGGCAAGATGTTTATGGGATTAATTGGAAAAAAATTAGGAATGACAAACTACATTACACCATCTGGTGTAGTGCCTGTCACAGTTATACAGGCTATCAAAGGAACTGTTGCTGATAAAAGAACAATAGAGAGAGACGGATATAGTTCAATTAGAGTAGCCTTTCAGGAATGCCCTGAGAAGAAATTGAACAGACCTCAATTAGGGCTATTTAAAAAATCTTCTTTAAAGCCACACAAGAAGATTGTTGAATTCCAAAATGATAGCTTGAATGTGGGAGATACATTGGATCTTTCAATGTTTTCTGTTGGCGAGAGCTTAAATATTTCTGGTGTAACAAGAGGTTTTGGGACGGCTGGAACTATTAAAAGGTGGAAATTCCATAGAGGACCAATGAGCCACGGCTCAAAGAATATCAGAAAAGTTGGTTCAACAGGAGTAGGTACAGGAATGAGCAAGATTATAAAAGGGAAAAAGATGCCAGGACATATGGGTAACACCAAAATAACAGTAAAAAATGTAGCTGTTATGGATCTTATGCCTGAGGATTACCTTATAGTTTTGAGAGGTTCTGTCCCTGGCCATAAAAATTCCTTTGTTGTCCTGTACAAAGGAGGAAATGTATGA